The Hordeum vulgare subsp. vulgare chromosome 7H, MorexV3_pseudomolecules_assembly, whole genome shotgun sequence DNA window GCCTGGCCTTCCCGGAGCCTAACCTCAACCTTTTGCAAGCCAAGGGGGACAATAAAGAATGCCATGTCATGCCATGGTCTGGATTTCTCGAGTGAAATTCAGAGAGATCAAGAGATAGATGCTCACGGTTGGCTGCTGGCCAGTAGGGCTTGGCAGCGCGCTCGGGCAGAGCTCTTCCTTCACGCGGGACGGCAGCGCCGGCAACGTCGGGGTAAGAGGGTGGAAGCTTGTGGGCGTCGGAGGCAGCGAGGGCATGGAAGGAGACGACTCGAGCTCATTCTGAAGATCGCTGATCTTGTGCAGGAGCTCCTTGAGGTACTCGATCGCGTCGCCCAGAATAGAAGCCCTATCCATCTGCCCATTGCAACCGCATACATCAGTTCGCTAGGCTAGCCAGGCATAGAGAGCAGAAATGGTAAGTAGCAATAGCTAGGACAAAAATGACTGTAGATCGGTTGTATTACAACAACTCATGGACAGCAACCGCGTTTAATCCGTATAACTCGATAGCTAGGAAATGAAATCACGCTGGTCATTTTGTCTGGAATATAAATTCAGTAGATTTTCTAAAACAAGGTAATATTATGGCCATGCCAATAGAGATAGTCTTCATCAGTAAAGCTAAACAGAAAAAGCTGGGACTGCGGTTACTTTAGTAAAATAAGGAATTTGTTTGTAGTAAAAAACTGCTGACTTAATTCATCCAAGAAatagaaatttgtatatcaaaacAAGGAAATACAGTAATTTAATTCCCCCCAGAAATATAATTCTATGCCTGGaaataaataatataaaatggaacGCTAGTTTAATCCTACAGGAAGTAGAATACATAtacctagtagcaactactcctttagtgatctaaatgctcttgtATTTCTTTACGGAGCGAGTAATAACTAAAATATCTAATTCCTCAGCAATCAGATATATGATAGTCATCCTAAAAAAAGTGAGAATTATGGTCACACCAAATAGCATGAGGTAACATGAGGTGAAATTAAATTGAAGACCTGGTCCTGTAGATGCTAAACCACACAACTTGTCAGACTAAGGAGTGTGTATGACAGTGACACAAACGTTTCAAAGCCTGTGTTGATCCACAATCTTCATGTAGAATTGCATCTGAGATGCGCAGATCAACTATGACAAACAGTCGCATTGAAACAAACTAGTAGTAGAGCTTCTCATCTTGGTGCACAAAATTTGTCAAGATTAAGTTATGTACTAGCAAAATTTGTCAAGATTAAGTTATGTAGAGTAGCAAAATTGCCTGAACCTACTCAACCCAAACACAAGCAACAACCAGTATTTCCTTGTGTGCTTCGCGAAACTCTGATAAGGTGCTGAGGTGCACACGAATAATTTCTCACCTTGCTGATCTTGGGCACGACGGACCGGAGCATGTACAGACGGTCATTGAGCTTCTTCCGACGACGGCGCTCCGCCATGAGATTCTTGGCCGGcatccccttcttcttccccttccctTCAGCCGCAGCGCCGCCGGTCACCGTGCTGTTGGCGTTCGACTCCTTGCCGTCCTTCCTGCCGCTCTCCTCCACGCCCCTCCCGTCCTCCGAGTCGTAATTCAGCCCGGACGCGTCAATGCTGCCGATGTCCTCATCGGCGTCGTCGAGTATGGTGTCACACCCCGCGGACAGGGCGCTtccttccgccgccgccgctgccttaCGCTtcttgtcgtcgtcttcttcgcCGGCATTACGCCGTAGCGCGCGCTTCTGGAAGAGCGTTGGCTGCGCGCCCACCGGCGGGAAGATCTCCAGCGGCCGCAGCACCGCCGCCTTGCCGCGCCCGGAGAAAGGGGCGGTCAAGGACACCGGAGCTGCCGGCCCCTCTGAGGAGGAGCTgctcccgcccccgcccccggcaCCGGTGTCGAACAAGTCGAAACCGGCGAGGCCACCAAACTCTGTCATCTGTGCCGGTGCGGTGCCGAAGCCTGCAAACGAGCCGAGAAACCCTGTGCTCCCGTGCGGCAGCAGGGAAACCGGCGATGTGTTGGACGCGTTGCCGGCGCCAAGGAACGCCGTGAAGTCGCCGCCTCCAGCGCCGGAGCTGCCGAGGTCGAACCCAGAGACGTCGAACGGTCCAGTACAGCCCAGGTTGAGGAGCGGGAACATCTGTGGACCGGCTCCGAAGCCGGAGCTGGACCCCGATGCTTCCATGGCAGCCGGCACCAGGGCCATGGACCCGTTCGCGGCTGCATCGCCAACCGCGCCCGCGCCGAAGTACCAGTCCTCGTCAAGCATCGACGGGGCGCGGAACCCGCCGCCTCCCCCCGTGGGCATAGACAGGAGGTGCGGGTCGTGGTGGTTCCCAGCCTCTTGCCCCATCATCGGCATCATCCCCATCGCCGCCGGCAGCTCGTGGCCGAGGCCCTGTTGTTCATGGCCGTCGCCTTCCTGCATCCAGAGCGAGTTATTGAACCGCGATAGCATGGTCGCGGAAATGGCGGCGCGGTGTGAGAGTGTTTGGTGCGGTTATGACCGGAAGAGGAGCTGGCATGCGGCAAAATCGCAGAGATGGCAGAGCAGAAGGACAGAGGAGAGCAGATGAGAGCCCAGGGAGTCTCAGTTCTCTTTCTGGCAGCGAATCGTGGGGTATATGTATATGGAAGGAAACAACTGCTGGCCACCGAGGAGAGAGATAAGTCAAATTACCGTAATGCCCACTCCTCTAAAATTGTCTTTTTGAGCGTGAGAGCATCGCCACCCCCAAAGGCCTGAAATAGCCCCGTTTGGGGGCGAACCGGCACTAAATTCTACtctctccgtttcaaaatataagatgttttaggtatttcactaaaagactacatatggagcaaaacgagtgaatctataatctaaaatatgtctatgtacattcgtatgtagtttatagaacaatctctaaaaggtcttatatttaggaccggagggagtatatggGGGGCTCGGGTTCCTAGTCGACCCGCCAAGATCGACCTCGAGCCGGCACTTTCGACCCAATTTTGACGCAAATTTGACCCAAACTCGGCTCACTTTCGGCACGCTATTTTTTTATGGCAATGTTCGTCACATAAAGCAATACAAATCAAATAGTTCAACAAAGAAAGCTCATAATtcgaacagaaaataaaacaaataggacTAGGCGTTGCCCTTGAGCCTCCATAGATGCTTCAGCAGATCGTCCTGCGGTTCTTGATGCACCTCTAGGTCTCGGATCTCCTTGCGCATATTGAGGAAGGCAGCCCATGTTGCCGGTacatgatgatcaacaactgcaaGAGGATCCTGCAAGAAATATGGTTTAATGTCAAACATTGGCTCTTCCTGCtcgctctcaatgatcatgttgtgcaagatgACACAACAATTCATCCCCTCCGAGATCTGAGATTTCGACCAGGTTAGAGCGGGGTACCGGACAATAGCAGATCGAGATTGGAGCAAACCAAATGctcgctcgacatccttcctgcaGGCCTCCTTACACTTAGAAAAGTGTGACTTCTTGTCTCCCGACACATGgtttgagatagtcttcacaaatATGGATCATCTGAGATAGACACCATCTGCTAgatagtatcccttgttgtagtggCACCCATTGACCTCGAAGTTCATCGGAGgagcatgaccttcaacaagCTTTGCAAAGACATTCGAGCACTCCAatacgttgatgtcattgtgagttcctagcataccaaagaaggagtgtCAAATCCATAGGTCATGTGTGATCACTGTCTGAAGTACCACACAACAACCTCCTTTGGCACCTTTGTACATCCTCTGCCAAGTAAATGGATAGTTTTTTCATGCCCAATGCATGAAGTCGATGCTTCCAAGCATCCCAGGAAATCCTCTTGTTGCATTCTGTGCTAGGATCGGAGCAGTGTCTTCAACACTGGGTGATCGCAAATATTATGGTCCAAACACTACCACCACTGCCCTACAGAACTTGTACAAACACTCAATGGTGGTGGACTCGACCATGCGCCTATAGTCTTCATGTATATCACCAGGAGCTCCATGCGCAAGGATCCTCATAGTTGTGGTGCACTTCTGGAGTGAGTAGAATCCAACCGTACCGGTGCAATCCTTCTTACAAATAAAATAGTCGTCGAGCTTCTAGATGGCATTCACAATCCTGAGGAGGAGCTTCCGGCCCATCCGATAACGGCGTCGAAATACTTTCTCCCCATGAAGAGAAGCGTCGGCGAAGTAGTCGGCGTAGAGCATGTAATAGCCCTCCATGCGATGCCTTTGTTTGCTCTTGCAGCAGTCCGATGCCGAGCCACCTCGCCGCGGCTTGGCATCGTTCGCGAACAAGCCAACCAGCATGGCGGGGATCATGAGGTGCTCTTCGTCGGTGATGTTGTCCTCGGCTTCCTCCTCCATTAGAGCCGCGAATGTGTCCTGATCGTCTAAGTCCATGGTCGAGCAAGCAAATCCGCGAACACCTCGCGGGCGTGGTGGGTGGGCAGCTGCTGGTATCCCCTCCTGAGCGGGATAGAGGCTGCCGtgaaacaagcagggaaatggcctTTTCTACCGGCGGGGCAGCGGCTGTGGGCAGGTGGGCAGCGCTGGGATCGGCATGGCGGTGAGGCATCCTGTGGCGCGCGAGGGCGAATCTGGTGAGGGAAAGGCGTTTCTTGCTTAACAGTGGTGTCCTACATGCCACTTTTCCTTTCGACGGACCACCCAACTGCCCCCATCGCGCTCGGTTTGTCCATGGATCGCCGGCCCAAAAAATGGGCCCAACCAGTGAAAAATACGTCTTGGGGGCGCGACTGGGCGGATTTTTTAGTGCCAACGTCTAAAAAGGGGCATGGGGGCCCGACTTGAGATgcccttagagcatctacagccggacgcCTCGAACGACCCCTCATACGCGCCTAGTGAGTGACCGCATaggagagagaaggaaaaaagtGGCCAAACCGACCCCTCATATCATCCCTCTACGCCCGGGCCGTCCGTGAAGcctcatattcatctcaaataTAGGGAGGATGTGAGGGCTCGTGGACGCGCCCAGGTGTGCCCGGTCAGTCCCCGACGTAGGACGCAACCCCACCACGGACCACcttttcgttttcttcattcattcttttctttccctttcttcctctccaccaatcacgtgcaagtgaccggacatatgagAATGCAAATGAGGAGTGTAGTTGCGTTGACGGATAAATAGgggactgatacatctccaacgtatctataatttttgatggtttcatgctattatcttgtcaaactttggatgttttgtatgccttttatatctttttgggactaacctattaactcagtgccaagtgccagttcctgttttttttcgtgtttttgacccttttcagaagaggattttaaacggagtccaaacggaataaaacttccgaaaagatttttttccgaaacagaagacgatcgggagacttgagaaccaaggcagagggtcaccagggaccccacaagccctcatggcgcggccacaggggcccgcgcctcccaggcttgtgggctctctgggcctcctctgccctagctccttcgcctatatattccctaaaatcccagaaaaaatcaggagagccacgaaaatacttttccgccgccgtaagcttctgtctctgcaagatcccatatggggcacgttctggtgccctgccagaggggggattcggatacggagggcttcttcatcaacaccatgacctctccaatgatgcatgagtagttcaccatagacctgcgggtccatagctagtagctagatggcttcttctctctcttggatcttcaatacaaacttctccatgatcttcatggagatctatccgatgtaatcttcttttgcggtgtgtttgtcgagatccgatgaattgtggatttatgattagattatctatgaatcttatttgattttcttctgatctcttatatgcatgatttcatatccttgtaattctcttcgagttgtggattttgtttggctagcttgatctatgattcttgcaatgggagaagtgcttggttttgggttcataccgtgcggtgacctcagccagtgacagaaggggtagcgaggcacacatcgtgttgttgccatcaagggtaaaaagatggggttttcatcattggtttgagtttatccctctacatcatgtcatcttgcttaaggcgttactctgttcgtcatgaactcaatacactagatgcatgctggatagcagtcgatgtgtggagtaatagtactagatgcagaaagtatcggtctacttgtctcggacgtgatgcctatatgtatgatcattgccttagatatcgtcatgactttgcgcggttctatcaattgctcgacagtaatttgtgcacccaccgtaatatttgctatttttgagagaagcctctagtgaacactatggcccccgggtctacttcacatcatattttcagccttacacttttacttcgttgcactttccgccttcagatcgcactttgcaatcaatcttgaagggattgacaacccctttatagcgttgggtgcaagctcttttgtgtttgcgcaggtactctggacttgacgcgattctcctactggattgataccttggttctcaaactgagggaaatacttactgctcctgtgctgcatcaccctttcctcttcaagggaaaaaccagcgcaagtcaagtctccgtcaacgtgccaatttctggcgctgttgtctgttgccgtagcagaagaatttccggcgccgttgccggggaggatcaagtcaagaactcatccaagtaagtgtcgcaaactcatctcttgcatttacctttttttcctctcccccacttctgaaaaacaaaaaattacaaaaatatttgccttttccgtttgcccttttctctcgcttgctttctgttcgcttgtgtgcttgcttgcttgctgaagtcaccatgactgaaaacaccaaactttgtgacttctcgaatactaataataataattttattagtactccgattgttccCGCCATTACTGCGGAGTCAtaggaaatcaatgctgctttgctgaatcttgttatgaaagagaaattctccggccttcctagtgaagatgccgcatcccatcttaataccttcattgagctttgcgatatgcaaaataagaaatatgtggataatgatgtgattaaattgaagctttttcctttctcgttgcgagatcgagcaaaaacttggtttcgtctttgcccaaaaacagtattgattcttggaacaagtgcaaagatgcttacatatccaagtattttccgccggctaagatcatctctctctgtaatgatattatgaattttaagcaacttgatcatgaacatgttgcacaatcttgggagagaatgaaattgatgattagaaattgtcccgctcatggcttgagtctttggatgattatacaaatcttttacgctggcttgaatttcgcttctagaaatatcttggactccgccttaggtggaacgttcatggaaatcacgttaggagaagctacaaaactcctagacaatatcatgacgaactactctcagtggcacactgaaaggtcgcttactagtaaaaaggtacacactatagaagaaattaactcgttaagtggtaagatggatgagttaatgattttggttgctagtagaagtgctcttttagatcctaatgatatgcccttgtcttccttgattgagagtagcaacgctagcttggatgttaattttgttggtaggaataattttggcaacaacaatgcttttagaggaaactatgttcctcggccttttcctagtaacccatcTAATAACTTtgtcaactcctacaacaatactcatgaaattacaatagattaccctctgatctggagagtaatatcaaagagtttatcaactcgcaaaagattttcaatgcatccatagaggaaaaactactcaaaattgacgatttggctaggagcgttgatagaatgtctagtgatattgatgctttgaaagttagatgtgctcctcccaagataaatatggatgaaactttgaaagctatgcgtgtttccatgagtgagagcaaagaaagaaccgcccaaattcgtgctagacatgaatggcttaaaaag harbors:
- the LOC123411444 gene encoding transcription factor ICE1-like isoform X2 gives rise to the protein MPAPLPEGDGHEQQGLGHELPAAMGMMPMMGQEAGNHHDPHLLSMPTGGGGGFRAPSMLDEDWYFGAGAVGDAAANGSMALVPAAMEASGSSSGFGAGPQMFPLLNLGCTGPFDVSGFDLGSSGAGGGDFTAFLGAGNASNTSPVSLLPHGSTGFLGSFAGFGTAPAQMTEFGGLAGFDLFDTGAGGGGGSSSSSEGPAAPVSLTAPFSGRGKAAVLRPLEIFPPVGAQPTLFQKRALRRNAGEEDDDKKRKAAAAAEGSALSAGCDTILDDADEDIGSIDASGLNYDSEDGRGVEESGRKDGKESNANSTVTGGAAAEGKGKKKGMPAKNLMAERRRRKKLNDRLYMLRSVVPKISKMDRASILGDAIEYLKELLHKISDLQNELESSPSMPSLPPTPTSFHPLTPTLPALPSRVKEELCPSALPSPTGQQPTVEVRLREGQAVNIHMLCPRRPGLVLSAMKAIESLGLDVQQAVISCFNGFALDVFKAEQCKDGPGLQPEEIKAVLLQSAGFHPTM
- the LOC123411444 gene encoding transcription factor ICE1-like isoform X1 translates to MLSRFNNSLWMQEGDGHEQQGLGHELPAAMGMMPMMGQEAGNHHDPHLLSMPTGGGGGFRAPSMLDEDWYFGAGAVGDAAANGSMALVPAAMEASGSSSGFGAGPQMFPLLNLGCTGPFDVSGFDLGSSGAGGGDFTAFLGAGNASNTSPVSLLPHGSTGFLGSFAGFGTAPAQMTEFGGLAGFDLFDTGAGGGGGSSSSSEGPAAPVSLTAPFSGRGKAAVLRPLEIFPPVGAQPTLFQKRALRRNAGEEDDDKKRKAAAAAEGSALSAGCDTILDDADEDIGSIDASGLNYDSEDGRGVEESGRKDGKESNANSTVTGGAAAEGKGKKKGMPAKNLMAERRRRKKLNDRLYMLRSVVPKISKMDRASILGDAIEYLKELLHKISDLQNELESSPSMPSLPPTPTSFHPLTPTLPALPSRVKEELCPSALPSPTGQQPTVEVRLREGQAVNIHMLCPRRPGLVLSAMKAIESLGLDVQQAVISCFNGFALDVFKAEQCKDGPGLQPEEIKAVLLQSAGFHPTM